One stretch of Brevibacillus laterosporus DNA includes these proteins:
- a CDS encoding 50S ribosomal protein L35, translated as MPKMKTHSGAAKRFKKTGSGRLKRDSAYTSHLFANKSTKAKRHLRKGGMVSKGDQKRIEQMITYL; from the coding sequence ATGCCTAAAATGAAAACTCACAGTGGAGCAGCAAAACGCTTCAAAAAGACTGGTAGCGGTCGTTTGAAACGTGATTCTGCTTACACGAGCCATTTGTTTGCTAACAAGAGCACTAAAGCGAAGCGTCATCTTCGCAAAGGTGGCATGGTTTCTAAAGGAGACCAAAAACGCATTGAGCAAATGATCACTTACTTGTAA
- a CDS encoding 50S ribosomal protein L20: protein MPRVKGGIVSRRRHKKILKLAKGYFGSKHRLFKSANAQVMKSLMYAYRDRRQKKRDFRKLWITRINAQARMNGLSYSRLMHGLKLAGVEVNRKMLADLAVNDKAAFNDIATVAKSKLNA, encoded by the coding sequence ATGCCAAGAGTTAAAGGTGGCATTGTGTCGCGTCGTCGTCATAAGAAAATCTTAAAATTAGCCAAAGGTTACTTTGGTTCTAAACACCGTCTGTTTAAATCAGCTAATGCACAAGTAATGAAGTCTCTGATGTACGCTTATCGTGACCGTCGTCAGAAAAAACGTGACTTCCGCAAATTGTGGATCACTCGTATCAACGCTCAAGCTCGCATGAATGGTCTGTCTTACAGCCGTTTGATGCACGGTTTGAAACTAGCTGGTGTTGAAGTAAACCGCAAAATGTTAGCTGATCTAGCTGTTAACGATAAAGCTGCTTTCAACGACATTGCTACAGTTGCTAAAAGCAAATTGAACGCGTAA
- a CDS encoding aminotransferase class I/II-fold pyridoxal phosphate-dependent enzyme: MKHIDTRLAQIGVGKDKTTGAISFPIYHATAYRHPALGESTGFDYTRTANPTRTVLEEAIANLEGGDGGFACSSGMAAIQTILGLFSYGDHLVVSLDLYGGTYRLFEQIMKRYGITCTYVDMCQPELVEAAITSETRALFIETPTNPLMQITDLRSVVDIAKRYQLLSIIDNTFMTPYYQRPLELGADIVFHSATKYLAGHNDVLSGLIVTRGTELTEKISLLHNSIGAVLGPQDCWLVMRGLKTLALRMDRHQSNAFAVADFLQTHPAVSEVFYPGLPTHPGYDSQTEQASGYSGMVSFRIKEQSLVPIFLKQLQVISFAESLGGVESLCTYPATQTHADIPVEVREQVGVCNRLLRLSVGIEHRDDLIADLKHALDKCLQIEECIR; this comes from the coding sequence ATGAAGCATATTGATACACGTTTGGCACAAATCGGGGTAGGGAAAGACAAAACAACGGGAGCAATCAGCTTTCCCATCTATCATGCAACGGCATATCGTCATCCGGCATTGGGTGAAAGCACAGGATTTGACTATACTAGGACGGCTAATCCGACGCGAACGGTGCTTGAGGAAGCTATCGCTAATTTAGAAGGGGGAGACGGTGGTTTTGCTTGCTCATCGGGAATGGCGGCGATTCAAACCATTTTGGGGTTGTTCTCCTATGGTGACCATTTAGTTGTCTCGCTCGATCTGTATGGAGGGACATATCGACTATTTGAACAAATCATGAAGCGATATGGAATAACCTGCACCTACGTTGATATGTGCCAACCGGAGCTAGTGGAAGCGGCTATTACCAGCGAGACACGTGCGTTGTTCATAGAAACACCTACCAATCCACTTATGCAAATTACCGATTTGCGATCCGTTGTCGATATTGCCAAACGCTATCAATTGCTGTCCATTATTGACAATACCTTTATGACTCCCTATTATCAGCGACCGCTGGAGCTAGGAGCAGACATCGTCTTTCACAGTGCTACCAAGTATTTAGCTGGACATAATGATGTGCTATCTGGTTTGATCGTGACCAGAGGTACCGAGCTGACAGAAAAGATTAGTTTGTTGCATAATTCCATAGGAGCGGTACTTGGTCCACAGGATTGCTGGTTGGTGATGCGTGGCCTAAAAACGTTGGCATTGCGCATGGATCGCCATCAATCAAATGCTTTTGCTGTGGCTGACTTTTTACAAACTCATCCAGCAGTGTCAGAGGTCTTTTACCCTGGATTACCTACTCATCCGGGATATGATAGTCAGACGGAACAAGCAAGTGGCTATAGCGGAATGGTTTCCTTCCGCATCAAGGAACAATCTCTGGTCCCTATCTTTTTAAAACAATTACAAGTTATTTCATTTGCAGAAAGTCTGGGAGGCGTAGAATCCTTGTGCACCTATCCGGCTACGCAGACACATGCAGATATTCCGGTTGAAGTGCGAGAACAAGTAGGTGTATGCAACCGATTGCTTCGCCTATCAGTGGGAATTGAACATCGTGATGATTTGATAGCTGACCTGAAACATGCCTTGGACAAATGTTTACAAATAGAGGAGTGTATCCGATGA
- a CDS encoding aminotransferase class I/II-fold pyridoxal phosphate-dependent enzyme encodes MNFATKILHGTCGMDRVTGASSIPIYQASTFHQYDIDQPGTYDYARSGNPTRQALEETIAVLEGGKRGFAFSSGMAAISSVFLLFSSGDHLVVAEDVYGGTFRFLTTVLERMQIEVTFVDTTQLSLVEAAIRSNTKAVFLETPSNPTLKVTDLRGVIAIAKRHGLITIVDNTFMTPYYQRPLELGADIVLHSATKFIGGHSDVVAGLAVTKTKELGQKLYAIQNGFGAILGVQDSWLVMRGLKTLKARLDISTRNASVVADHLAEHPLVKRVYYTGLSTHDGHEIQETQANGHGAVLSFDLGSRERVKALFDNVQYALVGVSLGGVESILSYPAQMSHAAMPKAEREKRGITDGLVRLSLGVEDVTDVLADLERGLKAGEKIEEQVNV; translated from the coding sequence ATGAATTTTGCAACCAAAATCCTTCATGGTACGTGTGGAATGGATCGAGTGACGGGAGCCTCTAGCATCCCGATCTACCAAGCCTCTACTTTTCACCAATATGATATTGACCAGCCTGGTACTTATGATTATGCACGGTCAGGGAATCCGACTCGTCAAGCACTAGAAGAAACAATTGCAGTACTAGAAGGGGGAAAGCGTGGTTTTGCATTTTCTTCTGGAATGGCTGCTATTTCCAGCGTATTTTTATTATTTTCAAGTGGCGATCATTTGGTAGTAGCTGAAGATGTCTATGGGGGAACATTTCGTTTTTTAACTACAGTGCTAGAACGGATGCAAATTGAAGTGACCTTTGTGGATACCACCCAACTGTCTTTGGTGGAAGCAGCTATTCGTTCTAACACAAAAGCCGTTTTTCTAGAAACACCATCCAATCCGACGTTAAAAGTAACTGATTTGCGGGGAGTAATTGCAATTGCTAAACGACACGGGCTTATAACAATCGTGGACAATACCTTTATGACTCCGTACTACCAACGACCACTGGAGTTAGGAGCAGATATTGTTTTGCATAGTGCTACCAAGTTTATCGGAGGACATAGTGACGTAGTAGCCGGTCTTGCAGTGACTAAAACAAAGGAATTAGGACAAAAATTATATGCCATTCAAAATGGATTTGGCGCCATTCTTGGTGTACAGGATAGCTGGCTGGTGATGCGTGGCTTAAAAACATTAAAAGCACGCTTGGATATTTCGACTCGCAATGCATCGGTTGTTGCAGATCATTTAGCAGAGCATCCTTTGGTGAAAAGGGTCTATTATACAGGTTTGTCCACCCATGATGGACATGAAATTCAAGAGACTCAAGCAAATGGACACGGAGCAGTCCTCTCCTTTGACTTGGGCAGTCGTGAACGGGTGAAGGCTTTATTCGATAACGTGCAATATGCTCTCGTGGGAGTTAGCCTGGGGGGAGTAGAGAGTATTCTGTCATATCCAGCACAAATGTCACATGCGGCTATGCCGAAAGCTGAACGAGAAAAGCGTGGAATCACAGATGGATTGGTGAGGCTATCGCTTGGAGTAGAGGACGTGACGGATGTGTTGGCTGACTTAGAGCGTGGTCTGAAAGCCGGGGAGAAAATAGAGGAGCAAGTGAATGTGTAG
- a CDS encoding DUF3906 family protein, whose amino-acid sequence MFLYHVEIVTTEDKSLVAAVIAETEEAAFQTAQALTKRQFHPAPVIKTSTLIEKKYIDKGKGYVFAIS is encoded by the coding sequence ATGTTCCTATACCATGTTGAGATCGTGACAACGGAGGATAAAAGTCTGGTAGCCGCCGTGATTGCGGAAACGGAGGAGGCAGCCTTTCAAACAGCTCAGGCACTCACCAAACGTCAATTCCACCCGGCCCCCGTTATCAAAACCAGCACCTTGATTGAAAAAAAATATATAGATAAAGGGAAGGGATATGTGTTTGCGATTTCCTAG